The Clostridium sp. DL-VIII DNA window AGTAATAAAAATATAATTCCTTCTATTAATGAAGCTGCTAAAGCTGTTTGCCATGAAAACTTCATTGTTAAGCAAATTGTAAAAGTAAAAAATGCATTTAATCCCATACCTGGTGCCATACCAAATGGATAGTTAGCAACAAGTGCCATAATAACAGTTCCAATAAAAGAAGCTAAGGCTGTAGCTGTAAATACCGCTGATATATCCATACCTGATTGGCTTAAGATACTTGGATTTACTACTAAGATATATGCCATTGTTAAAAAAGTTGTTATACCTGCTAAAATTTCTGTTTTAACATTCGTTTTGTTTTTTTGTAAATGAAATATTTTTTCTAATATTCCACTCTCTGTCTTGTTTACCGCATTGTTTGATACATTGTCCAATTTTAATTCCTCCTATTTTTGAGCTACACAAAATACATTGCCACTCTAAAACAATATTTTTATTAGTATTTACACTAATTAAATAAAATATAAAAGAATAATAACAAGAATTTATAGCTATTTCCCTAAAAAAACGTAAAACCCCTTTGCAATAACAAAGGGGTTTATAAGCAAGTAAAATACCTATAAACACCCATAGTCAGACAATTTACGGTAGTCTGGTAGAGACACTTAGACCTTATTTCCAAGCATATACGGGTAAAAATTTCATCATTTATATATAACCTACTAATTTACCGAATTTTACTTTCCACATTATTTTAACTACGAAAATAATGTGATAGCCAAACACAATATATTAAGCGTGCAATATATAGCTCTTTTTTACATATTTAATCCTACAATATTTTTAATTATAAATCAATACTATTTTAAAATTTTATGTATTTTTTTATAATTTCAGGGTTAATCGTTCGCCTTTTTTCTTAAAAATACGAACCAATCAAATATTTACTCATTGTTTATTTTCATAGCAATTAAGTAAATTATGCAGTCTTTCAACTTCATTTGTAATTATACTGTCAGTGTTAAACTTTATAACCATCTTCATATGCTCTTCTTCATTTACTGTATATGGATTTATTTCTATTCCTGCTTCTTGTATTTCCTTCACATACTCCTCATTCAATATGCTTGGAAAACATGGATGATAACATTCTACTGATATATCCTTTAAATACTTCGGAACATTTGCAAGGGTTGAACTAGTCAAAGCTCCTAGCTTTATTTCCTTATCTAATTCTCTCACTTTAACTAAACTTAAATGATTAAAAGTTGAAATTATAATTCTCTCCTGTATATCATATTCATAAATCATTTCCAAAACCTTTTCCTCTAATCCATCATATGGGAATATGCTGTTTTTCAATTCTAGATTTAATATCTTTAAATTTGAATCAGCAACAAGCTCAAAAAACTCTTTCAAGGTTGGTATTTCTTCGCCACTTTTAGTTCTAAACCTTTTTAATTCAGCTAAAGTATAATCTTTAACATATCCTTTTCCATCTGTTGTCCTCTCTAAGGTTTCATCATGAATTAAAACTGGTATCTTATCCTTTGATAATTGAACATCCGTCTCAATTCCATCAGCTTTATACTCTATCGCCTTTTCAAAAGCAATCATTGTATTTTCTTCAAATTTGCCACTATACCCTCTATGAGCTATATTTAAAATTTTCAAGCCAAACACTTCCTTTATTTATCATTCACAATTAATTATAAGCTCTTATATTTGCCTTAAATAAGTCAAGAAAATAATAGACAAATTTCTTTGTCTATTATTTCTATTATACTCTATTTATTTGCTTTGTTATATTTATCAATCGCTTCATTTATTGATTTTTCGCTAGCATCTATAGCAGCCTCCGGAGATTGTTTACCTTGAAGCATAGCTTCTATATTGGTTTCAACAGTTTGTCTTGCTTCTGTAAATACTCCAAGTAGCGCTCCTTTGGATTCAGCTGGTGATGAATGCAATTGATCAATTGCTGTTTTAAATTGTGGTGTTTTTTGTAAGTGATCTTTCATCTCTTGTAAATCATAAGCCTTTGTAGTTACAGGGAAATATCCTGTTTTCTCGTTCCAGAAAACTTGTTCTTCTGGTGATATCATAAATTTAATAAATTCAAAGGTTGCTTTTTGCTTTGCTTCATCGCCCTTGTCTAACATCCATAATGATGCTCCACCAATTGAAACTCCTCCTTTATCATCTTTATCTATTTTAGGTAAAGCAGCTGTTCCAACTTCAAATTTTCCATTAACTCCTTTTAATACAGAAGTAAGTGTTGCTGTTGAATCAATATACATGTCTGTTTTTCCTGATACAAATGCATCTTGTGTATCTTGAGTTTTCCTTCCAAAATTGCCTAGTAGCCCTTGATCATAAAGACTCTTCCATGCATTTAATATATTTAATCCCCCACCATTATTTTTAAAATCCACACTTGTAGCAGCAGACTCTCTTCCATTTCCATTGTTTGCATATGGTTTTAATTGTTTAGCCATAAACTCTTCAAAAAGCCATGCATAAATAGCCATTGAAAATCCATATTCTGAAACATTATTTCCATCCTTTTTAGTTAATTTTTCTGAATATTGTTTTATTTCATCAAAATCCTCAGGGGCCTTTTCTGGATCTAATCCCGCTGCTTTGAATGCAGTCTTATTATAATAAAGAATTGGTGTTGATGAATTGAATGGCATTGAATATAATTTATTATCAACAGTGTAATATGCTAAAAGATTTGGTTCTAATGATGACGTATCATATTTATCATCGTCAATAAACTTTTGCATTGGAGTTGCTATCTTAGAGTCTATCATCCATCTAGTTCCGATATCATAGACTTGCATTACATCTGGATATGCTTTTTTATCCTTTGTACTTTTCACTTTATTAACGGCATCATCATATTCTCCTTGGTATTGTGCTGTAACATGAATATTATCCTTATTTTCTTTATTAAATTTATCTACCATCTCATTTAATGCATCACCGTTAGTACCACCCATTGAATGCCAAAAAACAATTTCTGTCTGACCCCCATTATTGCTGCTTGCACTAGTTGATGCAGCCTTTCCACAACCACCTAAAACTGCTGCGCACATACATGCCGTTAACATAATTGATAAAATTCTTTTTTTCATAATAAACCTCACTCTCTTTTATTTATAAATATTTATCTGTATTTAAATTAGATAAGAATGATAGTCAGACATTCTAGTAAATTCTCCTTATCCTTTTACAGCTCCTGAAGTAATTCCTTTTATAAGCTGCTTCTGCCCAATAATAAAAATTATTATTGAAGGTAAAATGATCATAATAACTCCTGCAAATACTAATCCCAAATTCTCGTTATCTGAAGATTGAAGCATACTTACACCTATCTGAACAGTCCTGTTTTCTGGAGAATTTGTTACTAGTAATGGCCACATATATAAGTTCCATGTATTTAAGAAGGTATACACTCCAAGGGATGCTATCATAGGTTTAGATATAGGAAGCAATACCTTAACAAAGAACTTAAGATTACTACACCCATCAAGTTTAGAAGCTTCTTTTAATTCTTTTGGTACTGTCAGATAAAACTGCCTTATTAAAAATATCCCCATGGCCGATACTAAAAACGGTACTACGAGTCCTGTATAAGTATCAGTCCACCCTAATTGAGCTATTGTCAGATAGTTCGCTATTATTGTTGATTCACTTGGAATCATTAAAGTAGACAAACATAAGATAAACAATAGGTTCTTTCCTTTAAAATCAAAATAGGAGAAAGCATATGCAGCTAAACATGATGTTATTATTTGTCCTATTGTAACAACCGCTGAAACAAAAAAACTATTGAATATGAATTGAAAAATTGGAACAGTTTCTATTACCAGTTTAAAATTATCTAAAGTAATACGTGTTGGAAAGAATTTAGGAGGATAAGAAAGTATCTCATCAGGAGTCATTAAACTTATATTAAGCGCATAAAGTATTGGCGATATCATAATAAGCCCAACTATTATATTAAATAAATATAACAAACATCTTTTTTTCTTGCTCTCCATTACGAATAATAAACTCCCTTCTTTTCAAATTTTAATTGAATAAGTGTTATTATAAGTATTATGAAAAATAGTATTATTGATTCTGCACAGGCAGTTTCAAATCTATTATTTAAAAACGCTTCTCTATATATTTCATAGACTAGTACATTAGTAGCATTAGCTGGCCCTCCAAGAGTTAACAACTTTACTTGTCCAAAAGCTTGAAAAGAATTAACCATATTTATGAATACAACAAAAAACAATGTAGGTGAAATTAATGGAATTGTCAGTCTAAAGAATTTTCTTCCCCATTTAGCACCATCGATTTGTGCACTTTCATTTAATTCATCTGGAATATTATTAAGACCTGTTAAAATAAATATAAAATTCAAACCAATATTAAGCCATACTGTGACTAATGCAACTGAAAACAACGCTATTTTCTCATCTGTAAGCCATCCAATTTGTGCTTTTAAAATATAATTTAATATTCCTATAGATGGATGATATAGTAGCATCCATATTATTGCTGCAGCTGCTGAAGATACTGCCATTGGCATTGCAAACATAACCTCATATACTTTACTTCCTTTAAGCTTTTTATTTGCAAGAATTGCAAGTGCAAGTCCAATAATTATTGCTGGTATGGCTGTTATTACAACAAATTTGAAGGTAGTCAAGATACTATCTATAAAATCTGAAGAGGAGAACAATTCTATATAATTATCCATTCCAACAAAACCAGCTGCTTCTCCATTTGTATTGGTTACATTAAAACTTAAAAATATAGTTTTTATAAAAGGATAAAAGGTAAATATTAAAAATCCTATAAAGCAAGGAATTAAATAAAGATACGGCTCTATTTTCTTAAATAGACTTTTCATTATAATTCCTCCCCATCTATTCTTTTTTCGCTATCCCCATCGAAAAAGTGTGCTCTTTGAAAGTCAAACTTCACTCTTATAGCTTGTCCTTCATCTCTCTTAAATATTCCATTAACCTTGCAAGTCATACTACTATTATTTATTTTAAAATGTATATAAGTCTCACTTCCCAAAATTTCAACAAGCTCTATCTCTCCAACTGTTATATCTGTTTTTACATTTATCGAATCGCTATTTTGATTTCCGCTATCTTTTATATTAAAATCTTCAACAGTTTCTCTGTTATTATTTTCTGACACTTCAATGTCTTCCGCTCTCACTCCAACTACGACTTCACTTCCACAATACTTTTCTTTAAAGATTCTTATAAGATTTCTATCCTTAATATTATGTTTTACATAAGCATTTTCAATGTATATATTATCGTCAGCTTCCATAACCTTTACTCTCATAAAATTCATTTGCGGAGAGCCTATAAAACTAGCTACAAATTTATTACTTGGTTTTTCATATATTGTTACTGGGTCTGCAATTTGTTGTATTTCTCCTTTATTCATTACAACAATTTTATTTCCCATAGTCATAGCTTCAGTTTGGTCATGAGTTACATAAATGAAAGTAGTTTTAAGTCTTTGATGTAATTTTATTATTTCACTTCTCATAGATACTCTTAGTTTTGCATCTAAATTAGAAAGTGGTTCATCCATTAAAAACACCTTAGGCTCCCTAACAATTGCACGACCAAGTGCAACTCTTTGTCTTTGCCCACCTGAAAGTTCTTTTGGTTTTCTATTTAATAACTCTTCAAGTTCTAATATCTTCGCTGTTTCATGTATTTTTTTATCTATTTCCTTTTTATTCATCTTTTTAATTTTTAAGGCAAATGCCATATTTTCATAGACCGAAAAATGAGGGTATAATGCATAGTTTTGAAATACCATAGCTATATCCCTATCCACTGGTTCAACTTTATTAACTAATCGATCTTCTATATACAATTCTCCAGAGGATATTTCTTCAAGTCCTGCAATCATCCTTAAAGTTGTTGATTTACCACAACCAGATGGACCAACTAGAACTACAAATTCCCCATCTTCAATGTTCAAATTAATATCATTAGCAGCCTTATAACCATTATCATATAACTTATTCAAAGACTTTAGGATAACTTTTGCCATTTATCTGCCCCTTTCTAAAATTGGTTTATCCCACTTATATAGTTTTTATTTGACTCTATAACTATAATATTTAAATATTAAGTAAATATTGTATATAAGTTAAGCTAAGTTAATTGGAAGTTAATAATAATAAACCCATATTTAACTTATAGATACAATTATTTAAATCAAAAAGCTCTGTATTATCATATCCTAATATATACTACTATTTTTAGGTGATTTTTATAAAACTCTATGCAGGCTTAAACTTAAAAGATTTGCAATTTTTAGGTGCAGGAACACAAGGAAAAGTATACAAAATTGATTTTCAGAAATGTATTAAAATTTTTAAAAACAAACAGATATGTGCTGATGAAATAGAATCATTAGTTATGGCACAAAAAGATGCTCACTTTCCAAAACTTTATGCCTTTGATACAAATTATATTATTAGAGAATATATACAAGGTATTGAATTGGATAAATATTTAAGATTACATCCTCTTACTCAAGATGTTTCAAATAAAATTATTGAGCTTTACGAAGCTATGGATTTAGTAGGTTACACTCGCTTAGATGCCGCTCCATTTCACATTTTCCTTACACCATCAAATGATATCAAGCTTATTGATACAGCCAGAGTCATGAAAAAAAGAACCATATATCCCTATCTAATTATTGATAGCCTAAAAAAATCAGGATATAAAGAGCAATTCCTGAGCTTTGTAAAAATAAACAAACCAGAACTCTATGCTAAATGGTTACAATACTGCAAATAAAATATTGCAAAATTGTGTTTTTGAGAGGAGAAAAAATGAGGTTTATAGTTTTCAGTGATTCAAAGGGTAAAAAAAATGGCATAAATGAAAAAGTACTTAAAACGCTAATGCATGAATCATGTAAATTAAGACCAGCACCAGAATTTATTGTAATGTGTGGAGATACTGTTGCAGGTAGTTCTAAAGAAGAAATATTAAATTTTCAATTGACTAAATTAAGGAGAATAATAGAACAGTATCATCCAAACAAACCGTTATTTCCTGTAATAGGGAATCATGAAGTTAATATAGAGCCTTTAAATGACAGATTCGAAAAAATTTTTAGTCAGGTTTATAATGATTTAACTCCCAATGAATACCTTTATGCTTATAATAAAACAGTGTATTATATAGACATTGCCGATATGAGATTTATAATTCTAAATGCTTTTCATCCCGGTTTAACTCATAGAATTGGTAAAGATCAGATTGCGTGGTTCGAAGAAAAAGCTTCAGAGTTTAAAAGAAATAAGTTTGTTTTTGTTCATTCACCAGCTTTTCCAACTGGAGCTCATTTAGGTCATTGCCTTGATTTATATCCAGAATGTAGAGATGAATTTTGGAAAATTGTTGATAAGTACAATATAGATATAGTTTTTTCAGGTCATGAACACAATTATTCAAGAAAAGTAATTGATGCTTCTTTCAGCAATGAAAATTTTTGTTACGAAAACAGTATTACACAGGTAATTACAGGTGGCGGCGGTGAAAAACTCAGAGACAAATATACAAGTAAAAAAGGAGTTGTAATCCCTCCAATTGCCGTATATCACTTTTTAGTTGTAGATGTTGAAACAAATTACATTAATGTTTCAGCTATAAGTTCAAAAGGCAGCAAAATTGATGAATTTAAAATAGATAAAAATGAAAATAGAATTAACTCTCATTCTAATTCTATTTTCAAATAAATTCTTAAATAAAAAAATCCCATGATAATATCTATAAAAGATATTGTCATGGATTTCACACTAACTATTAATTAATCTTATTCAATTTTTTAAAATCCCACTTTTGACATTTAATTATATTTCAAAACACAAAAATATTTTTATGTATTTTGGCATTTTAAAACATAAGCTGGTGGTAAATTGAATATAACTCTCTCTAAGCTTATATCCTTAAAATAACTTCCTATGTAACCTTTCTTAAGTAATGTATACTGAAAAGTTATAAACAAACCATTTTTCTTTAAGATATCTCTTGTCTTTTTTAATATTATATTTGACATACTTTTTGGTAGACTTGCAAATGGTAATCCAGAAACTACATAATCTACTTCTTTAATATTATATTTTTTTAGATACTTGTCTATATTTTCTGCCGAATCATTTACAACTACAATATTACTATAATTACTATATCTTTCTTTTAGCTGCCTGCAAAATTCCTCATTATATTCGATAAGCATTAATAAAGTCTGCTTTTTTATTTTTCTCACTAATCTTTCAGTAAATACCCCAGTCCCTGGTCCATACTCAACAATACACTTTGCATTTTCATAGTCAATATCACAAGCCATCTTTTCAGCAAGCTTTTTAGAACTAGGTGCTACAGCTCCTACTGTTCTAGGTGATTTTAAATACTCTATTATAAATTTTCCCCACATGGTATTATAACCCTCCTGCATGTTTTTATTAAAACACATATTTTATTCTTAATAAAAAGGATTATTCCCATCTATATAGAATTGGAGATAATCCTAAAATATTTCTTAATAATCTTCAGGTATTTGGTTGTGACATTTCATCCTAGGCCCAATACTACAACATAATCAAAACTCAAAAAAGAACTAAGTATTGTCGGTCTAGCGAATTGTGCGCAACCTGATGATGTATATCTAACAATTCTCCACCACGGTGCATCACTATATAATAATTAGAAAATTATGTTATAATTTATTTTCTTTAGATTATAGCACATTAAGGAAATGAACTCAATAACTTACAAAACATTTTTAAATTTTATTAACATCATTTATATTAACTGGATATATTGACACAAAAAGCAATCAAATTATTTTTTTTGCTACTATTTAATGTAGTAATATGCTATTGGTTTTATACCATTAAGTCTCTATGTATCCTTCCACAAACTCTGATATAATATTTATTTAATAAGCTTGTTCATATCCTCAGCAATATTCTTCAATTCATTAATACTCGCTTCTATTTCTTCACTAGTAGCAGCTCCTTGAGCTATAGATTCTGTCACCGTTTCAAATTTTGAAATTGTATCCTTAATTAAATTAGCTACTTCTTCGTTAAAATTTACTACATTTTTAGTCTCTGTAAATAATGTATTAGATGCCTTATTTATTTCCATAATATTATTACTGAATAATTTTAAATTTGAAGTCATATTATTTATTCCTTTTACAGTTTCATTAATAATATTATTCCCTACTTGAGACTTTTCATTATTATCAGTCATTTGTCTTTGAACTAAATTTATATTGTTTTTCAATTCTTCCACTATTGCACTTACCTGATTAAGTGATTCCTTTGTTCCTTCTGCTAATTTTCTTATTTCCTCTGCTACAACTGCAAATCCCTTACCATATTCTCCAGCTCTTGCCGCCTCAATTGATGCATTTAATGCAAGAAGATTTGTCTGCTCTGATATATCTCCAATAAGCTTTAATATTTCATCTACCTCTCTTGATTTTTGTTCCAAATCATTTGTAGACTTAAAAGTATCTTGTATATTATTCTTTATATCATTAATAATTGACAGTGTATTATTTAAAGCCTCTTGATTTTTATCAGTAATTTCAATAAACTCTTTTACTTTAGTTTCATTATCTTTTGTTTTATTAGTAACTACTTCATTAGCACTTAGTAATGTATTTAATATTTCCTTATTCTTATTTGATTTGTTTAACATTTCACCTGAGTCTTTTGACATAGATTGACTTGTTCCTGATACTTCTAAAAGAGAGCTCGTTTGTTCTTCAATAGCAACACTTAAATTTTCACTTGATGCTAAAACCGTATTTGAAATTTGAGTTATACTTTGGAACAAATTTAATATTTTTTCCTTCTCTTCCTCTACTTGACTTTCTTTTTCGCCAATTGATTCTAACAAACTTGATGCAAAATATACGACAACAAAAACTAATGTTAAAGTTATCAGAATTGTAATAATTGTCATAGATGCTTCTGCCACTGTAAATTCTTTAGCTAAAAAAATTGAAGGATTGTTTATAAAAACTATAACTTGACATATAATACTCAAAATTATCGATGCACTAATCATTTTTACATCAAAAAATAACGCTCCAAGAATAGTAAAGAAGAAAATTACTAGCCATAAAGAATTTAAGTGCAT harbors:
- a CDS encoding glycerophosphodiester phosphodiesterase; amino-acid sequence: MKILNIAHRGYSGKFEENTMIAFEKAIEYKADGIETDVQLSKDKIPVLIHDETLERTTDGKGYVKDYTLAELKRFRTKSGEEIPTLKEFFELVADSNLKILNLELKNSIFPYDGLEEKVLEMIYEYDIQERIIISTFNHLSLVKVRELDKEIKLGALTSSTLANVPKYLKDISVECYHPCFPSILNEEYVKEIQEAGIEINPYTVNEEEHMKMVIKFNTDSIITNEVERLHNLLNCYENKQ
- a CDS encoding ABC transporter substrate-binding protein gives rise to the protein MKKRILSIMLTACMCAAVLGGCGKAASTSASSNNGGQTEIVFWHSMGGTNGDALNEMVDKFNKENKDNIHVTAQYQGEYDDAVNKVKSTKDKKAYPDVMQVYDIGTRWMIDSKIATPMQKFIDDDKYDTSSLEPNLLAYYTVDNKLYSMPFNSSTPILYYNKTAFKAAGLDPEKAPEDFDEIKQYSEKLTKKDGNNVSEYGFSMAIYAWLFEEFMAKQLKPYANNGNGRESAATSVDFKNNGGGLNILNAWKSLYDQGLLGNFGRKTQDTQDAFVSGKTDMYIDSTATLTSVLKGVNGKFEVGTAALPKIDKDDKGGVSIGGASLWMLDKGDEAKQKATFEFIKFMISPEEQVFWNEKTGYFPVTTKAYDLQEMKDHLQKTPQFKTAIDQLHSSPAESKGALLGVFTEARQTVETNIEAMLQGKQSPEAAIDASEKSINEAIDKYNKANK
- a CDS encoding ABC transporter permease subunit, translated to MESKKKRCLLYLFNIIVGLIMISPILYALNISLMTPDEILSYPPKFFPTRITLDNFKLVIETVPIFQFIFNSFFVSAVVTIGQIITSCLAAYAFSYFDFKGKNLLFILCLSTLMIPSESTIIANYLTIAQLGWTDTYTGLVVPFLVSAMGIFLIRQFYLTVPKELKEASKLDGCSNLKFFVKVLLPISKPMIASLGVYTFLNTWNLYMWPLLVTNSPENRTVQIGVSMLQSSDNENLGLVFAGVIMIILPSIIIFIIGQKQLIKGITSGAVKG
- a CDS encoding sugar ABC transporter permease, with translation MKSLFKKIEPYLYLIPCFIGFLIFTFYPFIKTIFLSFNVTNTNGEAAGFVGMDNYIELFSSSDFIDSILTTFKFVVITAIPAIIIGLALAILANKKLKGSKVYEVMFAMPMAVSSAAAAIIWMLLYHPSIGILNYILKAQIGWLTDEKIALFSVALVTVWLNIGLNFIFILTGLNNIPDELNESAQIDGAKWGRKFFRLTIPLISPTLFFVVFINMVNSFQAFGQVKLLTLGGPANATNVLVYEIYREAFLNNRFETACAESIILFFIILIITLIQLKFEKKGVYYS
- the ugpC gene encoding sn-glycerol-3-phosphate ABC transporter ATP-binding protein UgpC; translation: MAKVILKSLNKLYDNGYKAANDINLNIEDGEFVVLVGPSGCGKSTTLRMIAGLEEISSGELYIEDRLVNKVEPVDRDIAMVFQNYALYPHFSVYENMAFALKIKKMNKKEIDKKIHETAKILELEELLNRKPKELSGGQRQRVALGRAIVREPKVFLMDEPLSNLDAKLRVSMRSEIIKLHQRLKTTFIYVTHDQTEAMTMGNKIVVMNKGEIQQIADPVTIYEKPSNKFVASFIGSPQMNFMRVKVMEADDNIYIENAYVKHNIKDRNLIRIFKEKYCGSEVVVGVRAEDIEVSENNNRETVEDFNIKDSGNQNSDSINVKTDITVGEIELVEILGSETYIHFKINNSSMTCKVNGIFKRDEGQAIRVKFDFQRAHFFDGDSEKRIDGEEL
- a CDS encoding metallophosphoesterase gives rise to the protein MRFIVFSDSKGKKNGINEKVLKTLMHESCKLRPAPEFIVMCGDTVAGSSKEEILNFQLTKLRRIIEQYHPNKPLFPVIGNHEVNIEPLNDRFEKIFSQVYNDLTPNEYLYAYNKTVYYIDIADMRFIILNAFHPGLTHRIGKDQIAWFEEKASEFKRNKFVFVHSPAFPTGAHLGHCLDLYPECRDEFWKIVDKYNIDIVFSGHEHNYSRKVIDASFSNENFCYENSITQVITGGGGEKLRDKYTSKKGVVIPPIAVYHFLVVDVETNYINVSAISSKGSKIDEFKIDKNENRINSHSNSIFK
- a CDS encoding rRNA adenine N-6-methyltransferase family protein; the encoded protein is MWGKFIIEYLKSPRTVGAVAPSSKKLAEKMACDIDYENAKCIVEYGPGTGVFTERLVRKIKKQTLLMLIEYNEEFCRQLKERYSNYSNIVVVNDSAENIDKYLKKYNIKEVDYVVSGLPFASLPKSMSNIILKKTRDILKKNGLFITFQYTLLKKGYIGSYFKDISLERVIFNLPPAYVLKCQNT
- a CDS encoding methyl-accepting chemotaxis protein, with translation MDKKESFKIRFNKKTLKFVLIIYMICCVLSFIFYCGLKLFGFNDAISVKSLILLGIFVAIYAIVLHKCYKLTLAKNGFNIKAFNVTKGILLFITYFQYLYLNFTMHLNSLWLVIFFFTILGALFFDVKMISASIILSIICQVIVFINNPSIFLAKEFTVAEASMTIITILITLTLVFVVVYFASSLLESIGEKESQVEEEKEKILNLFQSITQISNTVLASSENLSVAIEEQTSSLLEVSGTSQSMSKDSGEMLNKSNKNKEILNTLLSANEVVTNKTKDNETKVKEFIEITDKNQEALNNTLSIINDIKNNIQDTFKSTNDLEQKSREVDEILKLIGDISEQTNLLALNASIEAARAGEYGKGFAVVAEEIRKLAEGTKESLNQVSAIVEELKNNINLVQRQMTDNNEKSQVGNNIINETVKGINNMTSNLKLFSNNIMEINKASNTLFTETKNVVNFNEEVANLIKDTISKFETVTESIAQGAATSEEIEASINELKNIAEDMNKLIK